The bacterium nucleotide sequence GTGCCAATTTCTATAAACAGATTATTGGGGCGGAATATTGTTCGACCAGACACGACCAGACGGAGTGGGTAAGGAGGTTTGAAGAAATCAGAGAGTCGAGGATCAAGAAGAAGCGATTTCTGCATGTGTTTTTCTTCTGCGTTGCAGTGGGACCTTTCCTGATTTTCCTATTCAGACGAGATGTAGAGAAACAATTACCTTTCACAAGGCGTGAACTACTCCTTCTAATAATAGCGGTTTCCTTGATATTTGGACTCGTTCGTTACCTCGTCGAATTGCGGGAAGTCAAACGAACCAGACAGCGACTTCAACGTTCTATAGTTGTTTCTCGAAAGAACTGATGGCGACTCAGGAGAATCACAACGGCGGAGAAAACACAGCAAGCGGTGTCACTACAGAGCGGAATGATCGGTTAAACGGGCACGGCATGCCGTGCCCCTACAGAACGGACAAAGAAATAGCCGGGGGATAAGGAAACAAACATGCCACGAGATTATTCCAAGCCGCCGCGCGGGGGCAAACCGCCGAAACGCGACGCACACAAGCCGGGCGGATTTTCAAGGAAGCCGTGGGAGAAACGCGAAGGACCGCCGGGCGAGGATCGCGGATTTCGCAAGCCCTTCGGCGAGAAACGCGAGTTCGGCCCACCGCGGGATTTCCGTCCGCCGCGCTACGAGGATGAATTGTTCACCGCCAGCGGCAAAGTCGCAGACATCGTCGGGCCGGGTGCGCAGAGCCGCCATGACATGCTGCGCAAGCTGTGGGATTTCTTCCGTTCTGAGGAACTGATCGTTCCCGCCGGACGTCCTCCCCGCGCGAAGGCCGACGACTGGCGGCACGACCGCGAGGAACGACATCACCCCGATCGTGAAGATCGTCCCCCTAAGCGCGCACCGCGCAAACCCGCCGGAGAGCACCCGACCGCGCGCAAAATTCGCTCGCTCGAAGGCGTGCCACGGCGGAAATTCAAGGAAACCCGGGAACGCTGACCCCCCTTTTTCCCCCACGAAGTGGGGGGGGGGGAATAGATCCGTGCAAGAAACTTCAACCTCAAACCGGAGGCAACCATGAATCGTGTTTTTATCGTTCTGTTCTCGCTGATCGTTTTCGCACTCGCCGCGTTCGCGCAAGGCGAAGGAAAAACGCCCGAAGATATGCAAAAGATGATGGCCGAATGGCAGAAGTGGTCTACGCCCGGACCCGAACACCAGCTGCTGGGCAAGATGGTCGGTGAGTGGACGTGCACCGGCAAGTCGTGGATGGGACCCGATCAGCCCCCTATGGAAGGCACTCCCGGAACGGCGAAATCAGAGTTCGTTTTCGGTGGCCGCTTCCTCAAATCGGATTACTCCGGGGACATCATGGGAATGCCGTTTCAGGGCGTCGGCTATCTCGGCTACGATAATTTCCGCCAGCAGTACTGGATGACCTGGTTCGACAATATGACCACCGCCCTCTTCACCGCCTATGGCGCGGCCTCAGCCGACGGTACGGAACTGACGCTAATGGGCAAATCGGACGATCCCATGACCGGCGAGAAGGACAAGGACACGAAGTACTACTACAAGTTCGTGGACGAGAATACCATGATCTTCGAGGTCTGGGACATGACACAGGGCAAGACCTACAAGGGCATGGAGATGACGTACACGAAGAAATAACTCATTCGTGACGAAAGGAAATCCATGAACATAGAACTCACCGGACGTGACCAGAGCGAAACCGCTACCGACAGTGACCGGCTGATCCTCGAGACGCTGCGCGGTGCGCTGACGAAACTCCGGCCCATCTTCATGGAGGAAGGTGGAGACGCGCGAATTGTATCGGTTAAGAACGGTATCGCCCGCATCGAACTTCTCGGCGGCTGCGAAGGTTGCGGCGGCGGAATCGAAGCGATGGCCGGCGGTCTGCGGCTTATGCTGATCGAGCGCGTGCCGGGACTTAAGGAAGTCGTGTTCGAGTGAGCGAGTCTCCGCCGCGGTGGTCGCTTGCGCCCGCCCGGCTTACGATACATAGATGAGAATCCTCGACCGCATCTGGCAGTTCTTCGCGTCGGTCCGCCTGACTATCGTCTTGCTGCTCCTGCTTGCCGTGGCGATGGGCTACGGTACGTGGATCGAGAACACGCACTCCAACGGGGCTGCGCGTATTCTGGTTTACAACGCGTGGTGGTTCGATTCGCTGATCGGACTCCTTGCGTTGAACCTGATCGGCTGCACGCTCCGCCGCGCGCCTTTCAAGCCGCATCAGGCGGGCTGGATCGTCACCCACATCGCGCTCCTGCTCATCATGACGGGAGCCGTCGTCACCCACCGGGCGGGAATTCAAGGGCGGCTGGTGATCCCCGAGGGCGAAACCGTCAGTGTGTTTTACGAAGAAGAGCTCGACCGCGAGAGTCTGGAAACAATCTCCGGCCGGCCGCTGCAGTTGCCTTTCGAGCTGCATTTGACCTCCTTCGATCAGCTTTATTATCCGGGCAGTGGCCAAACGCGGATGTTCCGCTCGCGCGTGGAAGTGCGAGACTCTTTGCGCGGAGAAGTCTTTCTTCATGACATCGTGCTCAATCATCCGCTGGTGTACGACGACTTCAAAATCAGTCAGTCGTCGTTCTTCGAGCTTCCGAACGGCCGGACAGCCACCGTACTCGGTGTGTCCTATGATCCGGGAATCCTGCTCCTCTACACCGGTGGCGGACTGCTTGTTCTGGGAATGATCGGCATCTTCTTCGTCAAACCGTATCTCAAGCGCCGTTTCCCGGCCAAACTCGCCGGAATGAGAACTGCACCCGCGGATGTTGCAGACGCGCATAAATCCGCAGACAAATCCACAAAGGCCTTGCCCGTTTGAACGTGCGCTGCACATTCACATCCGTTATTCTGCTTCTGCTGGCAAGCTCGCTTGCTCTTGCCGCTCCCGATTCGCCGCCTCCTTCCCCTGAGCGGTTCGATTGGGATCTGGCCGGGCAGATTGCCGTGCAGGCGGGCGGTCGCGTCAAACCGCTCGATAGCTACGCGCGCGAGTTGGTGAAGAGCATCCATGGCCGCTCTTCCTATGCCCATCAGCATCCGGTCGAGAGCTATTTCCACTGGATGTCCGACGGGGAGAAATGGGCCGGAGAACCGCTGGTCTATCTTCCCAAGAACGATCTTCGTAAAAGGCTTGGCTTGCACGAAGAGAAAGGCAATCACTTCTCGCTGCTTAGCCTCCGCAGTCGTTCGGAACTGATGAGCCTTGTCATGGAGGCTCAGTCCCGCGAGGAGGAAGGCGAAAAACTGACCTTCACGCAGACCAAGGCTCGCGATCTGCTCTTCCGTATGGGAGCGCTGAGCGACGTCTTCATCCACGAAGCTCCGCTGTTCGTACCGACGGCTGATCCCGAAGTGGCGTGGTTCTCCATGCCTGAGGTTATCACCAGACTGGAAGACAGTACGTCCATATTGCCGGAAGACGAGCATCTGATCGCGCTCGGTTTCATGGCTATGTACAACGCGGTGGGGGACGAACGATCCGATATCTTCAACAGCGGCGCGCACGTTATCATCGAGGCGCAGCGAACCATGCTCGTGAATCAGGAACGGTTGCTCTCAAAGCTCGATTGGGAGTATCGCCTCAACCGCCTGAATCCGTTCCTGTGGGCGAAGGTGCTTTTGATACATGGATTCGTCTTCTTCTTCGCGAGTCTCCGTTCCGCCTGGTCAAGATGGAAGAAAGTTGCCTTCATACAGCTTCTCGGTGGATGGGCGATCTATACGTTCGGCATGGCCTTGCGCATGTACATCGCCGGCCGTGCGCCCTGGTCGAATATGTATGAATCACTTCTCGCCATCGGTTGGGCGCTGGTGCTGTTGGCGGTGATCTTCGAAGCGATCCGGCGTGACCGTCTGTTCGGCGCGGCGGGTACGCTTCTCGGCACGATTGTTCTCGGACTCGCGCAGTTCGCGAGCTTGGATCGTGGCATCAACCCTCTCGTCCCCGCGCTCCAGAGCTACTGGCTGAACTATCACGTCATCGTCACCCTCGCCGCCTACGCCTGTTTCGCGCTGGCGATGGCCGTCGGTCACGTCGTGCTCATTTCCGGTGTGCGCTCGAAAGGACAGGTCACTTCCGCGATTGCCCAGCTCACCAGGGCCAATCTGCGGATCATCCAAATCGGCAGCCTGTTTCTCATCGCGGGAATTCTGCTCGGAGCGGTGTGGGCCAACGTGAGCTGGGGCCGCTTCTGGGGCTGGGATCCCAAAAAGACCTGGGCGCTCATCTGCTGGTTCGTATATATCATTCTGTTGCACGGCCGCAGCGCCGGCTGGCTCGCTTGGCGCGGTCTCGCCGTTGCGTCGGTGGCGGTGTTCCCCGTGGTGGTGATGACCTACTACGGCGTGAACTACTACCTGTCCGGACTTCACAGCTACGGAGCGGGCTCCTCGCCCGGCATTCCGTGGCAGGTGTTTGCCTATCTGGGAGCGGAAGCTCTCTTTCTGGCCTGGGCGCTGTGGAAACTGCGCGGCACGGGACGACCCCATCCCGCCGCGGCAATCGAGAGCGAGGAAGCGTCCGCGCTGACTACGGAGGTGGCATCGTGAGCGAAACGAAAGTTCCTCCCGTGGACGAACGTCCGTCGGTCTTGGAGCGAGTGAACTTCCCCGAGGATTTGCGCGAACTCTCGTTGGAGGATCTGGAACAGCTCTGTGTAGAGCTGCGCAAGGAACTCTGGGATACGATCACCGTGGTCGGCGGTCATCTGGCGGCCTCGCTGGGTGTGGTCGAGCTGACCGTAGCGCTGCACTACGTCTATAACACGCCCGCCGACAAGCTCGTCTGGGACGTGGGCCATCAGGGCTACATCCACAAAATCCTCACCGGCCGCCGCGAATTGCTGTCCACGATCCGCCAGTTCAAAGGACTTTCCGGATTCCTGAAACCGTCGGAGAGCGAATACGACACGTTCGGCGCGGGTCATGCGTCCACGGCCATCAGCGCGGCTCATGGCTTGGCGGTCGCGCGCGACCTGAAGGGTGAAGACCACAGCGTCGTGGCGGTGATCGGCGACGGCGGAATGACCGGCGGCCTCGCCTTCGAAGCGCTCAACAACGCGGGAAGCAGTGGCTGCAACATCACCGTCGTTCTCAACGACAACGGCATGTCCATTTCGCCCAACGTGGGCGCTCTCTCCAAATTCCTACTCAAGATGCAGCTCAATCCGCGACTCTCGCGGCTTAAGGATGAAATCTGGAGACTGCTCGGCGAATCCCCCGTCGGTGCGAAGCGGTTGCAGCGCATGGCCGGAAAGCTCGAAGGCTCGCTCATCAATCTCATTACACCGGGAATGATGTTCGAGGATTTCGGATTCCAGTACTTCGGTCCCTTCAATGGGCACAACCTGCCCGAGATAATCCACGTTCTCGAGAACGTCCGCGACAATCACCGTCATCCGGCCCTCGTCCATTTCGTTACCGTGAAAGGCAAAGGAATCGAATGCGCCGAGGCCGATCCGGTGAAGTATCACGGCATCAAGGGCAAACCGCTGCCCGCGAAAGTCGAGCCGCAGTCCGTCGCCGCCTGCGAACAGGAACCCCTTCCGTCCCTGTCGTACATGGATATTTTCGGCGAAGCGATCATGGAGGAGACGGCCCGCGATCCGCTGATTGTGGCGGTGACGGCGGCCATGAAGGATGGAACCGGACTCGTGCCCTATAGCCACGCCTATCCCGACAACTTCTTTGACGTCGGAATCGCCGAAGGCCACGCGGTGACCTTCTGCGCGGGTATGGCCACCGCCGGACTGAAACCCGTTGCCGCAATCTATTCCACGTTTCTTCAGCGGGCCTACGACCACGTGCTGCATGATTGCGCGTTACCCAAACAGCCGGTGGTGTTCTGTCTCGACCGGGCCGGACTGGTCGGCGAAGACGGACCCACCCATCACGGTTGCTTTGATCTGGCCTACCTGAGTTCGATTCCCGGAATGATCGTGGCCGCCCCGCGCTGCGGACAGGAACTGCGCGATCTGCTGCACACCGCTTTGGTCTCGAACTTAGGTCCGTTTGCCATCCGCTATCCGCGCGACCGTGCACCGGACACGGTGAACTGGAGTGCGAAGCCGCGCAGGATTCCCGTCGGTCAATGGGAAATGCTGCGCGAAGGACGGCGCGTGTTGGTGCTGGCGGTGGGTGCGATGGTGGAAACCGCCCGCCGGGCCATTGCTCACGAAGAGCTGAACGTCACTCTGATAAACTGCCGTTTCGTCAAGCCGATGGATGATGTTCTACTTGCCGAGCTTCTCAACCGGCACGACGCGGTAGTGACGATGGAGGAAGGTACGCTCACCGGCGGCTTCGCTTCGCGGGTCGCCATGTTCCTGCAGGCGGGTGGGCTTAAACATACCTTCCGCGCGCTGGGGATTGCCGATCAGTTCGTCGAGCACGGCCCGCGCGATGTTCTGCTTGATTTGTGCGGACTCTCCGAGCGACACGCGGTCGAAACCATTCGCGCGCTGCAAAGCGAGGAGGTTCCCATCGCGGGTGCGCCCCTCGAAGTGGTGTTGGCGGGCGCGAGACGAAGATAACGATTGGCGACGTGATGAGAGTTCTCATAGATCCCCGGGCCGGATTCTGCGGCGGCGTCCGCCGAGTCGTCAAAATGGCCGAAGAGCATATGGCCGAGACCGGCCAGCCGCTGGTCAGTCTCGGCGACGTCATTCACAACGAAGTCGAAATCGGCCGCCTGAAAACGCTCGGCCTTTCCGGCGTGAGCCACGATGTGCTCGACGGGACAGGCAACGGAACGAGAAAACTTCTGGTCCGCGCCCACGGCGAACCCCCCGAGACCTACCGCAAGGCCGAGAAGCTCGGCATCGAGATCATTGACGGCACCTGCCCGGTGGTAACGCGCTCGCAGAACATCGCGCGTTCCCACTATCTGGCGGGCGAGCAGGTGGTGATCGTCGGCAAACCGTACCATCCCGAAGCCATCGGGATTCGCGGCCACTGCGACGATCAAGCTCTGATCGTCTACGAACGAACCGACGTCGAGAACCTCGATCCACATCGGAAGACGTTCGTGCTGGCTCAGACCACCGTCGCCCGCGATTGGTTTCAAGAGCGAATTGACTGGATCAAGGAGCGCTGCAAGGACGTCGTGGTACAGATCGAAAACACGCTCTGCCGGTTCGTGGTGGGGCGTGACCGTGATCTCGAAAAGTTCGCCGCCGAGGTGGATGTGCTCATCATGGTCGGAGGAACCCAGAGCTCGAACACCAAGGTCCTCTACGAAGTCTGCAAAAAAGTCAACGACCGCTCCTATCTGGTCGTTACCGAAGACGAGATTGACTTGACCTGCTTTCGGCCGGAAGACACCATCGGCGTAACCGGCTCGGCCTCCACTCCCCACTGGCTGCTCGAGCGCGTGCGGAATTCCATCGCCGAGAAAACCGGAGCGGCGATCGAATAGAGTATCTCCATGTGCAGCAACGAAAGTAGCCACGAACTTCCCGAACTTGTTGTCCGGCCGCGCGGCCCGTCCAAGCCCGACTGGCTGAAGGTGCGGCTCGGTCAGAACAAGCAGTTCCACGGCACCCGCAAGCTCGTGCACGACCGGCGGCTGCACACCGTCTGCGAAGAAGCCGCTTGTCCCAACATGGGCGAGTGCTGGTCGCGCGGAACGGCTACCATCCTGATTATGGGCGACACTTGCACGCGCTCCTGTGGATTCTGCAACGTCAAGACGGGCCGTCCGCTGCCGCTCGATTCCGAAGAACCGCGTCGCGTGGCCGAAGCGATCCGCGAAATGGGATTGCATTACGCCGTCATTACCTCGGTGGATCGCGATGAACTGCCCGATGCCGGAGCCGCTCACTTTGCCCAAACGATCCGCGCCGTGCGGGAACTCAATCCCGACTGCCGCGTGGAAGTTCTCATCCCCGATTTCAAGGGCATGGAAGTAAGTCTCCGTGTCGTCTGCGAAGCCCGTCCCGCCGTGCTCGCGCATAATCTGGAGACCGTCGCGCGGCTTTATCTGCAAGTCCGCCCGCAGGCGAAATACTGGCGGAGTCTGCAGCTGCTTGGCCGCGCAAGAAAAATGGGAATGGTGACGAAATCAGGAATCATGGTCGGGCTGGGGGAGACTCAAGAGGAAATCGTGCAGGTGATGCGGGATTTGGCGGATGTGGGATGCGATCTCTTTACCATCGGCCAATACCTGCAGCCCACCCTAGGGCATCTGCCCGTTGTGAAATACGTTCGACCGGATGTGTTTGAAGAATATGTGGAAATTGGCCGGAAGCTCGGACTTAGGCACGTGCAATCGGGCGCGCTGGTTCGCAGCTCCTACCTGGCCGAAACGCAGGAAGCCATCATGAGGAATGGAAGAAGATGATTAGACTGACGGAAACCGCGTCCGCCAAGGTTCGCGAGATCATGCAGCGGGAGAATAAGAAGGAGTGGATGCTGCGGATGGGCGTGCGCGGCGGCGGATGCAGCGGATTCAAATACGTGCTCGGTTTCGACAACCAGTCGTCCGACGCCGACGAAACCTTCGCCCAGGACGGCATTACCCTCGTCTGCGATACGCGCAGCTACCTGTACCTGAACGGAACTGAGATAGACTATGAGGACGGCCTGAACGGATCGGGATTTGTATTCAAGAATCCCAATGCGGCAAAAAACTGCGGCTGCGGTCAAAGCTTTTCAAGCTGACCGGGCGATCTCGAAACCTCTGATTATTGCCGACGTTTCGAGTACGAAGGATTTCACCCTTTCACTCCATCCGGGCGGACCGTTTCTCAAAGCGGCCCGCCTTGCCATATCGGGAACCTTTTAACCATGTTACGAATAGAACATGCATCCGTCGAGGCAACGGCAGACAACCTGTGGTTCCTCGAACGCTACCTGAACGTCTTTGATTTCGCTGATCTTTTCCCCGCCGACGCCCTTTCTTCGGAAGGCCGTCGCGGAGTCCCGGTGACTCTGAAAACCGACCTCGGATTCGAGATCGTATCCGATATTGACGGCTCGAAGATGCAGCTTCGCAATCGGTCCAAACATCGCGGCTGGGAAAGGTGGACCCGCGAGCATGGTTTGCGGGTCGGGGATCGCATTATTTTGCAGCGAGTCGGCGAGCGCGAGTACACGCCAAGTTTGGAACGAGGAAACATCGAATGAGCCTGATCCGTTTTCCTCTTGAGGACCTGCTGGGAAGCGAAAAGGTGCGGGAACGGGAATTCCGGGCCCGGC carries:
- a CDS encoding DUF1579 domain-containing protein; this translates as MNRVFIVLFSLIVFALAAFAQGEGKTPEDMQKMMAEWQKWSTPGPEHQLLGKMVGEWTCTGKSWMGPDQPPMEGTPGTAKSEFVFGGRFLKSDYSGDIMGMPFQGVGYLGYDNFRQQYWMTWFDNMTTALFTAYGAASADGTELTLMGKSDDPMTGEKDKDTKYYYKFVDENTMIFEVWDMTQGKTYKGMEMTYTKK
- a CDS encoding NifU family protein, with product MNIELTGRDQSETATDSDRLILETLRGALTKLRPIFMEEGGDARIVSVKNGIARIELLGGCEGCGGGIEAMAGGLRLMLIERVPGLKEVVFE
- a CDS encoding cytochrome c biogenesis protein ResB — protein: MRILDRIWQFFASVRLTIVLLLLLAVAMGYGTWIENTHSNGAARILVYNAWWFDSLIGLLALNLIGCTLRRAPFKPHQAGWIVTHIALLLIMTGAVVTHRAGIQGRLVIPEGETVSVFYEEELDRESLETISGRPLQLPFELHLTSFDQLYYPGSGQTRMFRSRVEVRDSLRGEVFLHDIVLNHPLVYDDFKISQSSFFELPNGRTATVLGVSYDPGILLLYTGGGLLVLGMIGIFFVKPYLKRRFPAKLAGMRTAPADVADAHKSADKSTKALPV
- the ccsA gene encoding cytochrome c biogenesis protein CcsA yields the protein MRCTFTSVILLLLASSLALAAPDSPPPSPERFDWDLAGQIAVQAGGRVKPLDSYARELVKSIHGRSSYAHQHPVESYFHWMSDGEKWAGEPLVYLPKNDLRKRLGLHEEKGNHFSLLSLRSRSELMSLVMEAQSREEEGEKLTFTQTKARDLLFRMGALSDVFIHEAPLFVPTADPEVAWFSMPEVITRLEDSTSILPEDEHLIALGFMAMYNAVGDERSDIFNSGAHVIIEAQRTMLVNQERLLSKLDWEYRLNRLNPFLWAKVLLIHGFVFFFASLRSAWSRWKKVAFIQLLGGWAIYTFGMALRMYIAGRAPWSNMYESLLAIGWALVLLAVIFEAIRRDRLFGAAGTLLGTIVLGLAQFASLDRGINPLVPALQSYWLNYHVIVTLAAYACFALAMAVGHVVLISGVRSKGQVTSAIAQLTRANLRIIQIGSLFLIAGILLGAVWANVSWGRFWGWDPKKTWALICWFVYIILLHGRSAGWLAWRGLAVASVAVFPVVVMTYYGVNYYLSGLHSYGAGSSPGIPWQVFAYLGAEALFLAWALWKLRGTGRPHPAAAIESEEASALTTEVAS
- the dxs gene encoding 1-deoxy-D-xylulose-5-phosphate synthase, with protein sequence MSETKVPPVDERPSVLERVNFPEDLRELSLEDLEQLCVELRKELWDTITVVGGHLAASLGVVELTVALHYVYNTPADKLVWDVGHQGYIHKILTGRRELLSTIRQFKGLSGFLKPSESEYDTFGAGHASTAISAAHGLAVARDLKGEDHSVVAVIGDGGMTGGLAFEALNNAGSSGCNITVVLNDNGMSISPNVGALSKFLLKMQLNPRLSRLKDEIWRLLGESPVGAKRLQRMAGKLEGSLINLITPGMMFEDFGFQYFGPFNGHNLPEIIHVLENVRDNHRHPALVHFVTVKGKGIECAEADPVKYHGIKGKPLPAKVEPQSVAACEQEPLPSLSYMDIFGEAIMEETARDPLIVAVTAAMKDGTGLVPYSHAYPDNFFDVGIAEGHAVTFCAGMATAGLKPVAAIYSTFLQRAYDHVLHDCALPKQPVVFCLDRAGLVGEDGPTHHGCFDLAYLSSIPGMIVAAPRCGQELRDLLHTALVSNLGPFAIRYPRDRAPDTVNWSAKPRRIPVGQWEMLREGRRVLVLAVGAMVETARRAIAHEELNVTLINCRFVKPMDDVLLAELLNRHDAVVTMEEGTLTGGFASRVAMFLQAGGLKHTFRALGIADQFVEHGPRDVLLDLCGLSERHAVETIRALQSEEVPIAGAPLEVVLAGARRR
- a CDS encoding 4-hydroxy-3-methylbut-2-enyl diphosphate reductase, encoding MRVLIDPRAGFCGGVRRVVKMAEEHMAETGQPLVSLGDVIHNEVEIGRLKTLGLSGVSHDVLDGTGNGTRKLLVRAHGEPPETYRKAEKLGIEIIDGTCPVVTRSQNIARSHYLAGEQVVIVGKPYHPEAIGIRGHCDDQALIVYERTDVENLDPHRKTFVLAQTTVARDWFQERIDWIKERCKDVVVQIENTLCRFVVGRDRDLEKFAAEVDVLIMVGGTQSSNTKVLYEVCKKVNDRSYLVVTEDEIDLTCFRPEDTIGVTGSASTPHWLLERVRNSIAEKTGAAIE
- the lipA gene encoding lipoyl synthase — translated: MCSNESSHELPELVVRPRGPSKPDWLKVRLGQNKQFHGTRKLVHDRRLHTVCEEAACPNMGECWSRGTATILIMGDTCTRSCGFCNVKTGRPLPLDSEEPRRVAEAIREMGLHYAVITSVDRDELPDAGAAHFAQTIRAVRELNPDCRVEVLIPDFKGMEVSLRVVCEARPAVLAHNLETVARLYLQVRPQAKYWRSLQLLGRARKMGMVTKSGIMVGLGETQEEIVQVMRDLADVGCDLFTIGQYLQPTLGHLPVVKYVRPDVFEEYVEIGRKLGLRHVQSGALVRSSYLAETQEAIMRNGRR
- the erpA gene encoding iron-sulfur cluster insertion protein ErpA, with protein sequence MIRLTETASAKVREIMQRENKKEWMLRMGVRGGGCSGFKYVLGFDNQSSDADETFAQDGITLVCDTRSYLYLNGTEIDYEDGLNGSGFVFKNPNAAKNCGCGQSFSS